Below is a window of Xiphophorus maculatus strain JP 163 A chromosome 19, X_maculatus-5.0-male, whole genome shotgun sequence DNA.
AAGAATGATCTATTATTATGTTGTATTGATGCCAAAAGGTTCAATAAATGTGTTTGCATgcagtaaagtatttttaaggTTATGTCTAAAGCACAAAAGTCATTTATTGTACTTGCTGTCTTACTGTAAGAAGTATTCTGCTTTCTTTCATAATCCCATTGGGGTTGGGAGCCTTTGGATCCATGCCACTCCCTAAGATTTTTTCAGTTAAAGTattacattaaataattatGTAATGATTACAATAcagtcctgtttttttaaacaaataatcccTACAAGGCAATAATTCTCACTGAAATTCACCTGCGGTAGGTCAAAGACATCATCAGATTTTGCCCCATTGTTTCCTTTGATCAGTTTTATCTGCTGTAAAATAATGGGGAGATTTTTAGGTATTAATGATGTTTTGTTCACTTTTCCAGACATTTTGCAATCATGAGAATCCATTCAGTTAATGGAAATGGATAAAATTGTTTTACTGTGAGATCCATGACATGCAAATGTCAAATGATTGTAACATCTTTGATTCTGCAAATTTATGGTAGCAATTAATCCATGTTGTTAAAATGAAGTTCTGCATTTACATTGACGCAACTGCTGCTAATATTAGCTCAGACTGTTGGCTAACGAGTTAGCAGTTGCTTCCTTCcccttaattttcttttctcttcttgttttctttcttttgtttcttggtACCTTGCCTTCTTTTCCTGCCTCCTGCGCCTGCGGCTGTCAGATCGAATCACTCTGCGTGTGACGCTGTTGAATCTGCCCAGTCCTGGTGTGCACTAAACCAATCTGCACAGTTTTATGAGGGAGACAGGGGCTTCTGAGAACAACCGTCATGATAGTTAGTGCAAAATTCAATCTTTCAGCCACTTGACTCAGCAAAAGACATTGAAAAGGTTGTGATCTTTTCAAGGCTGTGAAAATTAACACTTTAATACTGTGCTAATTTACATTCTGTGtgtattaaacaaaacaacatagcAAAGCAGAATTTTACATGCAGCtgtgaacaaataaaaagcacgAACAATGATAAATACCAAAAGGAAAGACATGAGTGATGATCCATTGTTCTGCCTGCTATCAGccctaataaaacatttagaactcATTAACTCAGTTCGTTTATTAGCAAttaattaactgtgattaattCACAGCAAGCCTTTGATTAATCcgataaaaaacatttgaatcgTTTGACGGccctgctgttttgttttaatgctctgtatgtaaacatctggtttcaactttacaaatcatcataatttcattgttttcctttttcagagTTCTTTCTCATATTTCTGCTGGAGCTCCCAATCAAGCTGCTTCCCAATGAACTAACAACCAGATTGTCTGTTTTATGCGTTTTGGGGGAAATTCACTTTACATTCCCAGCACTTGCTTAATCCCTTTTCATCGCTTAGCTACACCTCTTgagagatttaaaagaaagtcaGTTTTAGCACAAATGATGCAAACTCCAGTCTCCATGGTGATGGGGATTGTCTTCGCTCCTCTGGGACTTGTCCTTGTCTTCACTGCCGCCATCACACCTCAGTGGCGGGAGGGTCAGGCTCGCCTGAACATCGGGGGGACGGGATCTCTCCTTCGATCCGGAGCAAAGGGTCAAGGTGTGGGTGTCAGGTCCGGCTCGGTGGAGGCCCTGCTCCTGCTGCGCTCCGACGGCCTGTGGGAGAGCTGCTTACAGGTGGAGCAGTCCGAGCTGAAGCAGTGCTGGCCCATAGCCGGCCCGTACCAGAGAGACGCCCGGGTTCGGCTGGTGCAAGGCCTGGTGCTCACGTCCTTGTTCCTGTGCGGCATCGGGATTGTCCTGGCTTGCATCGGGGTCCGATGCTGGACAGATCTGCCTCTGAGGAGGGTGGCGGCTTCAGGCGGACTCCTGGTGGTGGCCGCCGGCCTTCTGAGCCTGACCGGGTTGGGGGTTTACACCCACAACCTCAGGAGACTGGGGGTGGATCCCAGTCAAGGACTCAACAACCCCAAGTTCCCCCAGCTCAGCCTGAGTCCAGCCGGGTCGCTCTACTTCGGGTGGCTGGGTTCTTGTTTACAGGTGCTGGGAGGCGGCGCGCTGCTGTTCAGCTTCAAGCGACCGAGATGTCCGACTTGCCCGTCCCGCCAGGAGCAAGCCGTCTGTCCTGCGTGCCACTCGTGTCCAGAAATGACCAGCAAGACCGACGTGGACGTATATGAAGTCAGCTGTTAGAATGtgagcacaaaaaaacaagcttttctTCGATACTCGTCAGAATCAAACCGAACCGAGTCTCTgcgattaatctcaaaatgtcagattttcatTTCTCTCAAGTTTTCCTTTTGGATCTCCGAAATTTCCACGTTTCGTATAGAAAATCTCTGaggccaaaatcaaaatttctaatttatttctggCAAACCTGATTTTCGGAGCTcataaatgttattgttttttttttctttaaaaaattctgagattaatttcaaaatttcagaatttttttgttcaaatttacaAATTTCTCCATCTACAATGGCTCTAAAATGTTGTACTATTCAGCAAGAGACAAAAATGTTGCGTTTCTTTAGGGCTGTGAAAATTAGCGCATTATTAATTCAGATTCGTTCTACTGCATTAATATTTTTGGGCCTGATTTACGCACAGGCTGTCaacacaaatgtgcacaaaacagACGCTTTTTCACAATGAAGGAAGTAAAATTTGGagtaaatattattgctgatcCATATTGGAGTCTTGAAAATGCCTGTAAAATAATCCTGACAAAACAAagtttactgtaaaaataaatcaaaaaatctTGCAGTAAGAAAGATACTTAAATAAGTATGGATTTGTGAAGCTTTTTGCCTTTCTGTACATTAGTTTGAGTCAGAAAAAGGCTGTAGCCACGTCAGAGAACCAGTGTTAGCAGTTTTTAGATGAAGCTGTTGGATGTTAAATGGTTTTAGACACTGGATTTCCTGTGTGTTATTAGcaaaaatggacagaaaacaaACGAGATGATCTGATGATGTGattgtgtttctttaaatgtcAGTCTTCTGTCACAGTCACCAGGAGGCGATCAGCGGTGAGATTAAGTGGTGATCAAGAttgtttagttgtgtttttgtttgtatattgtgagttcaataaaacatttgaatgatacataaagtaaataatttgtgAAGTTTGTTTGGGTATTGAAGACATTTatggacaaaacaaaatgttgcatcTCGTAAATGTCAATGTTAGCAAattagaaaaacatcaaaaagtttatttaaatgttggaACTGAAATATCACTTATTAGAGAATTAGTGATTTCTTGAGCTGTTAGGCCCAATCCTCaataataacagaaataaatacctCTCTGtatgtcatgttttcaaaatttatttttcactttttgatggcattttaattcaaatgagATGATCCTGTATCATTACTTTACATTCAACTAATGATATTGACAAGCTGGGATTATATATGTGCAAGTCTTTGCTACCAATGTTTCTCTGTCGACACAAATCTGAGATGAGATCGTTCCAGACAACGCTGTGCAGAAAACAACCCAGAGGCGCTGACTAGATACAGCTGTATTAGGTTTTATGAAACCAGATGTGCTTACTGGCGGCATATTAAAGTTAAAAGCTGAGTAACTGAGCattttttctgcaaacaaagaCAATCAGCCACAGAGAAACAGCAATATCTGTCTCAGAACATGCAGGCTCATGCTGGTTATCAATTGTCAAAGTCATAATCTCACTctgaaaaatccagaaaaatccaaaatgttgttgtcagcatttttctttattttcaggttaaaaaaaataattgcttaaACTGGAGACAAAGTTATTCACACCCCTAAAGTCAATACTTTCTGCTTTTACTAATACAACATATTAGGATGATCCAGAGTCCTAgatctttctgttgttttcaccAGAGGTTTTctgatttaggtttttttttgtctgttaagGCATTTTTGTATTGATTAGGTCATAGGTTTTGTATGAGATCTGATcacaagataataaaaatgtccTAATATTCAGGACCTAGCACAGTTGACTGAACtccatgtttttatctttgagATAGAAGAAATTAAAAGGTATTTTTCTAGAATGCCTTCCAAACAAATcgtgacataaaaaaataactaaaggcTGATAAATTTAAAAACGTTATTGAGTATGAAAGCATTTCTCAGTTGGGTTCTGGGTTGAGTTTTTGGgttcaacaaaaacattttatttttgttgttacagGAATAAGTTATACATTTATTGCCTTGTTGGGGGGAAGCAATAAGCGTTACACAAAACTGTGCTACATTTTAACATGGCCATTTCTTCCAAACTGTTCTCAGTTTAAAGGCtggatttttcagaaattttcaatgTGAGATTATTACACATATTGGCTGATGATAAGGGGTGCACCGATAAGTTGGCCAGTTGATAATTAACCctgatttctttaatttagaGTGATCAGATGATATTTACATGTGTAACCAATCCAGCTTTACTGTGACAGACACAGACCCGCCGTATTTAATGTgtgcagttaaaaataaatcagtcattCCACTAATGCCAATTTAGCGTTTT
It encodes the following:
- the LOC106700170 gene encoding claudin-23-like yields the protein MRFGGNSLYIPSTCLIPFHRLATPLERFKRKSVLAQMMQTPVSMVMGIVFAPLGLVLVFTAAITPQWREGQARLNIGGTGSLLRSGAKGQGVGVRSGSVEALLLLRSDGLWESCLQVEQSELKQCWPIAGPYQRDARVRLVQGLVLTSLFLCGIGIVLACIGVRCWTDLPLRRVAASGGLLVVAAGLLSLTGLGVYTHNLRRLGVDPSQGLNNPKFPQLSLSPAGSLYFGWLGSCLQVLGGGALLFSFKRPRCPTCPSRQEQAVCPACHSCPEMTSKTDVDVYEVSC